A section of the Lepus europaeus isolate LE1 chromosome 19, mLepTim1.pri, whole genome shotgun sequence genome encodes:
- the CEBPG gene encoding CCAAT/enhancer-binding protein gamma — protein MSKISQQTSAPGVNGISVIHTQAHASGVQQVPQLVPAGPGGGGKAVPPSKQSKKSSPMDRNSDEYRQRRERNNMAVKKSRLKSKQKAQDTLQRVNQLKEENERLEAKIKLLTKELSVLKDLFLEHAHNLADNVQPISTESTTNSDNAGQ, from the coding sequence ATGAGCAAGATTTCGCAGCAAACCAGCGCTCCGGGAGTGAACGGAATAAGCGTtatccacacacaggcacatgccaGTGGTGTGCAGCAGGTCCCTCAGCTGGtgcctgctggccctgggggaggaggcaaAGCTGTGCCTCCCAGCAAGCAAAGCAAAAAGAGCTCACCCATGGATCGAAATAGTGACGAGTATCGTCAGCGCAGAGAGAGGAATAACATGGCTGTGAAAAAGAGCCGCTTGAAAAGCAAGCAGAAGGCGCAAGATACACTGCAGCGCGTGAATCAGCTCAAAGAGGAGAACGAACGATTGGAAGCAAAAATTAAATTGCTGACTAAGGAATTAAGTGTACTCAAAGATTTGTTCCTTGAGCATGCGCACAACCTTGCAGACAACGTGCAGCCCATTAGCACTGAAAGTACAACAAATTCTGATAATGCAGGACAGTAG